The following are from one region of the Amylibacter sp. IMCC11727 genome:
- a CDS encoding dimethylsulfoniopropionate demethylase produces the protein MALLSPSRRLRRTPFSEGVEAAGVKAYTIYNHMLLPTVFRSVEEDYHHLKSAVQIWDVSCERQVELRGPDAGRLMQMLTPRDLRGMNIGQCFYVPIVDETGGMLNDPVAVKLAEDRWWISIADSDLLYWVKGIANGWRLDVLVDEPDVSPLGIQGPKSDELMARVFGDKVKDLRFFRFGWFDFQGRDLVIARSGYSKQGGYEIYVEGSDIGMPLWNALMEAGKDLDVHAGCPNLIERIEGGLLSYGNDMTDDNTPHECGLGKFCDTQMAIGCIGRDALLRVAKEGPIQMISPVAIHGDAVPACADWWPIMANGKRVGRISSATWSPDYNTNVSIGMVRMTHWDAGTAVQVETPDGMRDATVMDKFWI, from the coding sequence ATGGCTTTACTGTCACCTTCGCGTCGGTTGCGGCGCACACCTTTTTCTGAGGGCGTAGAGGCCGCAGGGGTAAAGGCATACACGATCTATAATCACATGTTGTTGCCAACTGTGTTTCGTTCTGTGGAGGAAGATTATCACCATTTGAAATCGGCAGTGCAGATTTGGGATGTGTCCTGTGAGCGGCAAGTGGAGCTGCGCGGCCCAGATGCGGGGCGTTTGATGCAGATGCTGACACCGCGTGATTTGCGCGGCATGAACATTGGCCAGTGTTTCTATGTACCGATTGTGGATGAAACAGGGGGTATGTTGAATGACCCCGTGGCGGTGAAGCTGGCAGAGGATCGCTGGTGGATCAGTATAGCGGACAGTGATCTGCTTTATTGGGTCAAAGGCATTGCCAATGGCTGGCGCTTGGATGTGCTGGTGGATGAGCCTGATGTGTCCCCACTGGGTATTCAGGGACCAAAATCAGATGAGCTGATGGCCCGTGTGTTTGGCGATAAGGTGAAAGACCTGCGGTTCTTCCGCTTTGGCTGGTTTGATTTTCAGGGGCGTGATCTGGTGATTGCGCGATCAGGCTATTCCAAGCAGGGCGGGTATGAGATTTACGTGGAGGGCAGTGATATTGGTATGCCCTTGTGGAACGCGCTGATGGAAGCGGGCAAGGATTTGGATGTTCATGCCGGCTGTCCCAATCTGATTGAGCGGATTGAAGGCGGGTTGCTGTCTTATGGGAACGACATGACAGATGACAACACCCCCCATGAATGTGGGCTTGGCAAATTCTGTGATACACAAATGGCCATTGGCTGTATCGGGCGTGATGCGTTGTTGCGTGTGGCCAAGGAAGGGCCGATCCAAATGATTAGCCCTGTGGCCATTCACGGGGATGCCGTACCAGCCTGTGCCGATTGGTGGCCGATCATGGCAAATGGCAAACGCGTGGGGCGGATTAGTTCCGCCACGTGGTCGCCTGATTACAATACAAACGTGTCGATTGGCATGGTGCGCATGACCCATTGGGATGCGGGCACTGCTGTACAAGTAGAAACCCCAGACGGGATGCGCGATGCGACCGTGATGGACAAATT
- a CDS encoding FCD domain-containing protein → MKYQLNQDQELSTQIASAIRDSIINGQLIVDQRLPSESELCDQFDVSRPTVREALKRLAAQNLIRTQRGATGGAFVNKLSFEDAYGQQITTSTLLLSMNAVSFETACEARFALERACIPLAAQRRTPDHLAAMRAEIHRQAQPGLTDESFCASDVAFHRALVDSAQNPVMSYQLAGAVEAIEPLMNMITFTARKREKIVDLHTKIADALETQDAPATEAALANLAAHTLELAQEVADKRKTRET, encoded by the coding sequence ATGAAATATCAACTCAACCAGGATCAGGAACTCTCCACCCAAATCGCCAGCGCCATTCGCGACAGCATCATCAACGGACAATTGATTGTTGATCAACGGCTCCCGTCGGAATCCGAGCTGTGCGATCAATTCGATGTGTCGCGCCCCACGGTGCGCGAGGCCCTAAAACGCCTCGCCGCGCAAAATCTGATCCGCACGCAACGCGGCGCCACTGGGGGTGCTTTTGTCAACAAGCTCAGCTTTGAAGACGCCTACGGCCAACAAATCACCACCTCTACCCTACTTCTCTCTATGAACGCCGTCAGCTTTGAAACCGCTTGCGAGGCCCGCTTCGCATTGGAACGCGCCTGCATTCCATTGGCCGCCCAGCGCCGCACCCCCGATCACCTTGCCGCCATGCGCGCCGAAATCCACCGCCAAGCCCAACCGGGCCTCACAGATGAAAGCTTCTGCGCCTCTGACGTGGCCTTTCACCGCGCACTGGTGGACAGTGCGCAAAACCCGGTCATGTCCTACCAACTCGCAGGCGCAGTAGAAGCCATCGAACCCCTCATGAACATGATCACCTTCACGGCGCGCAAACGGGAAAAAATCGTCGATCTGCATACAAAAATCGCCGATGCGCTTGAAACCCAAGACGCTCCCGCTACCGAAGCCGCCCTCGCCAACCTCGCCGCCCATACACTCGAATTGGCGCAAGAGGTCGCAGACAAACGCAAAACCCGCGAAACCTAG
- a CDS encoding DUF2182 domain-containing protein has product MSALTHHSVRTVLWLAFFVAIIVSWWMMYAMATQMGLNWYGARVGMMDMAGMPPMDSLQMLVPMWAIMMIAMMGPTFVHTMTTYEALMRSANGTWGGLIGVVAGYFIVWVVFGVVIALIQAGLMRLGWLDMFGQSTGLWTTAALLVVVGWFQFTWIKEVCHGVCHAPMQYFLGNWRTGTLGGLRMGLGLGAFCVVCCWGYMALGFVGGSMNLLWMGLATVLMVFEKLPQVAHYVMRPVGVLLIVAGLGVAGRAAGIY; this is encoded by the coding sequence GTGTCTGCATTAACCCATCATTCCGTGCGCACTGTGCTGTGGTTGGCGTTTTTCGTCGCCATCATTGTGTCGTGGTGGATGATGTATGCCATGGCGACCCAGATGGGGTTGAATTGGTACGGAGCGCGCGTTGGCATGATGGACATGGCGGGGATGCCGCCTATGGACAGCCTGCAAATGCTGGTGCCTATGTGGGCGATCATGATGATCGCGATGATGGGGCCGACCTTTGTACACACGATGACCACCTATGAGGCGCTGATGCGGTCCGCCAATGGCACGTGGGGCGGATTGATTGGTGTGGTTGCGGGCTATTTCATCGTTTGGGTGGTGTTTGGCGTCGTAATCGCGCTGATCCAAGCGGGGCTGATGCGGCTCGGTTGGCTCGATATGTTTGGGCAATCCACGGGGTTGTGGACCACGGCGGCGTTGCTGGTTGTTGTGGGCTGGTTCCAGTTCACGTGGATTAAGGAAGTGTGCCACGGGGTATGTCATGCGCCCATGCAGTATTTCCTTGGCAATTGGCGTACGGGTACGCTTGGCGGCCTGCGCATGGGGCTCGGCCTCGGTGCGTTTTGTGTTGTGTGTTGCTGGGGGTATATGGCGCTGGGTTTCGTGGGCGGGTCCATGAACCTGTTGTGGATGGGGCTGGCGACTGTTCTAATGGTGTTTGAGAAGCTGCCGCAGGTTGCGCATTATGTGATGCGCCCCGTGGGGGTATTATTGATTGTGGCGGGGCTGGGCGTTGCTGGCCGTGCTGCTGGGATTTACTAA
- a CDS encoding DUF1326 domain-containing protein: MAEKKTRAAADRIEVMNKLDQRMVPTRRRREPTNWELKGELFLNCSCEVFCPCVVSLGKHQPTEGYCHAWMAIRIDEGHFEGEDIGGLNVGLLADIPGKMAEGDWKVAAYVDERATQKAYDGLLKIFSGAAGGTTGLFTMLVSTIIHAERTKVEIETDGRKRRINIGKKINGEIETIGGANPDEAVVIKNSKYWMGPDIIAAVGTRSRVRDHGRNWDFGGKSAEICPIEWSGP, encoded by the coding sequence ATGGCTGAGAAGAAGACACGCGCTGCGGCGGATCGTATTGAGGTTATGAACAAGCTCGATCAGCGCATGGTGCCGACGCGCAGACGGCGGGAGCCGACGAATTGGGAGTTGAAAGGCGAATTGTTCTTGAACTGCTCTTGTGAAGTGTTTTGTCCGTGTGTTGTGTCCCTTGGGAAGCATCAGCCGACGGAAGGGTATTGCCACGCTTGGATGGCTATTCGCATTGATGAGGGCCACTTTGAAGGGGAAGACATCGGTGGGCTGAATGTGGGCTTGCTTGCGGATATCCCTGGAAAGATGGCAGAGGGCGACTGGAAGGTTGCCGCTTATGTGGATGAGCGGGCCACGCAAAAGGCCTATGACGGGTTGCTGAAGATTTTCTCTGGTGCGGCAGGGGGGACAACGGGGTTGTTCACGATGCTGGTGTCCACGATCATTCATGCAGAACGCACGAAGGTTGAGATCGAAACCGATGGGCGCAAGCGGCGCATTAACATCGGCAAAAAGATCAACGGCGAGATTGAGACCATTGGCGGTGCAAACCCTGATGAGGCGGTTGTGATCAAGAATTCCAAATACTGGATGGGGCCTGACATTATTGCTGCGGTGGGTACACGGTCGCGCGTGCGCGATCACGGTCGTAATTGGGATTTCGGTGGCAAGAGCGCCGAGATTTGCCCGATTGAATGGTCTGGCCCGTAA
- a CDS encoding DinB family protein, giving the protein MSLTPDWMRMMAQYNAWQNGWMIPASSGLSAEARALERGAFFGSIHATLSHVLWADSLWMGRFDGGDAPEAPIAAGTQNFPDWDAFVTQRAAMDQRISRWADGLRDADLQGDISFWSGTKQAELAVAKPKLFTHFFNHQTHHRGQVHAMLTAAGVTTPDTDLLFME; this is encoded by the coding sequence ATGTCTTTGACACCTGACTGGATGCGCATGATGGCGCAGTATAACGCTTGGCAAAACGGGTGGATGATCCCTGCTTCCAGTGGTTTGTCTGCGGAGGCGCGCGCGTTGGAACGCGGGGCGTTCTTTGGCTCTATTCACGCAACGTTAAGCCATGTTCTGTGGGCGGACAGCCTGTGGATGGGGCGTTTTGACGGCGGGGATGCACCAGAGGCTCCGATTGCCGCTGGTACACAGAACTTTCCAGACTGGGACGCGTTTGTAACGCAGCGTGCGGCTATGGATCAGCGAATTTCGCGATGGGCCGACGGGTTGCGCGATGCGGACCTGCAAGGGGATATCTCTTTTTGGTCAGGAACCAAACAGGCGGAACTGGCAGTGGCAAAGCCAAAGCTGTTCACGCATTTCTTTAACCATCAGACCCATCACAGGGGTCAAGTCCACGCAATGTTGACGGCGGCTGGTGTGACCACGCCCGATACTGATCTACTATTTATGGAGTAA